Proteins found in one Rhodobium gokarnense genomic segment:
- a CDS encoding prephenate dehydratase: MTNDTSLDSNDCIAFQGELGAFSHQACEEVFPGMEVLPCATFEDAFQAVKQGTAKRAMIPVDNSLYGRVADVHHLLPESGLYIIGEHFVRIRLQLMAPKGATLKDLKAVHSHTVALGQCRKFLKKHGLKALIHADTAGSAALIAEQGNPTEGAIGSELAAAEYGLEILARNIEDAEHNTTRFLILSRQKIEADSLNGPAITTFFFRVRNVPAALYKAMGGFATNGVNMVKLESYMVGGTFNATQFYADIEGHPDERSVALALEEAQFFSSHMKILGVYPAHPFRRMERD; this comes from the coding sequence ATGACCAACGACACTTCCCTCGACAGCAACGACTGCATCGCCTTCCAGGGCGAACTCGGCGCCTTTTCCCACCAGGCCTGCGAGGAGGTGTTTCCGGGCATGGAGGTGTTGCCCTGCGCGACCTTCGAGGACGCCTTCCAGGCGGTCAAGCAGGGCACGGCGAAGCGGGCGATGATCCCGGTCGACAATTCGCTCTACGGACGGGTCGCCGACGTGCACCACCTGCTGCCGGAATCGGGCCTCTACATCATCGGCGAGCATTTCGTGCGCATCCGCCTGCAATTGATGGCGCCGAAGGGCGCGACGCTGAAAGACCTGAAGGCCGTGCACAGCCACACCGTGGCGCTCGGCCAGTGCCGCAAATTCCTCAAGAAGCACGGGCTGAAGGCGCTGATCCATGCCGACACGGCCGGCTCGGCGGCGCTGATCGCGGAACAGGGCAACCCCACCGAAGGCGCCATCGGCTCGGAACTGGCGGCGGCGGAATACGGCCTTGAGATCCTTGCTCGCAACATCGAGGACGCCGAACACAACACCACCCGGTTCCTGATCCTGTCGCGCCAGAAGATCGAGGCCGATTCCCTCAACGGGCCGGCGATCACCACCTTCTTCTTCCGGGTCCGCAACGTGCCGGCCGCGCTCTACAAGGCCATGGGCGGCTTCGCCACCAACGGCGTCAACATGGTCAAGCTGGAAAGCTACATGGTCGGCGGCACCTTCAACGCCACCCAGTTCTACGCCGACATCGAGGGCCACCCCGACGAGCGCAGTGTCGCGCTCGCCCTGGAGGAGGCTCAGTTCTTCTCCAGCCACATGAAGATTCTCGGCGTCTACCCGGCCCACCCGTTCCGGCGGATGGAGCGGGATTAG
- a CDS encoding 3-deoxy-manno-octulosonate cytidylyltransferase: MSASALVLVPARMSSTRLPGKPLADIAGQPMIVQVWRRAMEAEIGPVVVACDDVRILEAVTAAGGKAVLTDPGHQSGSDRIFEAIGKVDPEGRHSVIVNVQGDLPTIEPEAIRACFRPLETPEVDIATLATEITVAEERDNPNVVKMVGTEVAPGRMRALYFTRATAPHGEGPLYHHIGLYTYRRAALERFVSLPQSTLEKREKLEQLRALEDGMRIDVALVDTVPLGVDTPADLERARAALG, encoded by the coding sequence ATGTCTGCATCCGCGCTCGTCCTCGTTCCGGCCCGCATGAGTTCCACGCGGCTGCCGGGCAAACCGCTCGCCGACATTGCCGGCCAGCCGATGATCGTCCAGGTCTGGCGGCGGGCAATGGAGGCGGAGATCGGCCCGGTCGTGGTCGCCTGCGATGACGTCCGCATCCTTGAGGCGGTGACGGCCGCGGGCGGAAAGGCCGTGCTGACCGATCCCGGCCACCAGTCCGGCTCCGACCGCATCTTCGAGGCGATCGGCAAGGTCGATCCGGAGGGCCGGCATTCCGTTATCGTCAACGTCCAGGGCGACCTGCCGACCATCGAGCCGGAGGCGATCCGGGCCTGTTTCCGGCCGCTGGAGACGCCGGAGGTGGACATCGCGACGCTCGCCACCGAAATCACCGTCGCCGAGGAGCGCGACAATCCGAACGTCGTCAAGATGGTCGGCACGGAGGTGGCGCCCGGGCGCATGCGCGCGCTCTATTTCACCAGGGCCACCGCACCCCATGGCGAGGGCCCGCTCTACCACCATATCGGCCTCTATACTTATCGCCGCGCGGCGCTGGAGCGGTTCGTCTCGTTGCCGCAGAGCACTTTGGAAAAGCGCGAGAAGCTGGAACAGCTCCGGGCCCTGGAAGATGGCATGCGGATCGACGTTGCCCTTGTCGATACGGTGCCGCTCGGCGTAGATACTCCCGCCGACCTGGAGCGCGCCCGCGCCGCGCTCGGCTGA
- a CDS encoding c-type cytochrome — MDSFTINKVIGSLLATLFVLFGLSFIAEFIFHEPAPETPGYAIAVPEPSDEPAAPAEEAPKADVLAMIADADPAAGEKVAKKCAACHTFEEGGDNKVGPNLYGIVGRKPGAHEGFSYSNAVHDYGAEHDWTYANLNAYLHNPKEAVPGNKMSFAGLKKPEDRADILAYLRTLAATPAPLPEVASDEAPAEEPAAEGASEEAAPAADSASETPADEPAAAESSDAPAEQPAAEESSPDSSPDSSSDSSGETSGEAAGDGDAPAAEEKTE, encoded by the coding sequence ATGGACTCATTCACAATCAACAAGGTCATCGGCAGCCTGCTGGCGACGCTGTTCGTGCTGTTCGGACTGTCGTTCATCGCCGAGTTTATCTTCCACGAGCCGGCGCCGGAAACGCCGGGCTACGCCATTGCGGTGCCGGAGCCCAGCGACGAACCGGCCGCCCCTGCCGAGGAGGCGCCGAAGGCGGACGTGCTGGCGATGATCGCCGATGCCGATCCGGCCGCCGGCGAGAAGGTCGCCAAGAAATGCGCGGCCTGCCACACCTTCGAGGAGGGCGGCGACAACAAGGTCGGGCCGAACCTTTACGGCATCGTCGGCCGCAAGCCCGGCGCCCATGAAGGCTTTTCCTACTCCAACGCCGTCCACGACTACGGCGCGGAGCATGACTGGACCTACGCCAACCTCAATGCCTATCTGCACAATCCGAAGGAAGCGGTGCCCGGCAACAAGATGTCCTTTGCCGGCCTGAAGAAGCCCGAGGACCGGGCGGATATCCTCGCCTATCTGCGCACGCTCGCGGCAACGCCGGCGCCGCTGCCGGAAGTGGCGAGCGACGAAGCACCGGCAGAAGAGCCGGCCGCCGAGGGCGCGTCAGAAGAGGCCGCACCGGCAGCCGACAGCGCTTCCGAGACCCCGGCCGATGAGCCCGCCGCGGCGGAGAGTTCCGACGCCCCGGCAGAGCAGCCCGCGGCCGAGGAAAGCTCCCCCGACAGCTCCCCTGATAGCTCCTCCGATAGCTCCGGGGAGACGTCCGGTGAGGCGGCTGGCGACGGCGATGCCCCGGCCGCGGAAGAAAAGACCGAATAG